A genomic segment from Candidatus Poribacteria bacterium encodes:
- a CDS encoding rhodanese-like domain-containing protein encodes MEAYKGYENPHLVISADELKRTLNDGKFCIVDTRPTYEYIRGHIPGALHLDLFGLSLIDTRKETFDAFMWMMAYLFQQRGLDPTKPIVWYEDISGTRASRGLWFCEYLGHSDTRLLDGGFRAWLAAEGPISTEGAEPPEVLPFEINAQRDTHMDADVIHVLLNREDFVPLDTRTDDEHYGRVARAERAGAIPGSIHIEWLNNLDEAGAFKTADELREMYAAVGITPEKQVMCY; translated from the coding sequence ATGGAAGCCTATAAAGGCTACGAAAACCCACACCTGGTGATCTCTGCTGATGAATTGAAACGGACACTCAATGATGGAAAATTCTGCATCGTCGATACGCGGCCGACTTATGAATATATTCGCGGACATATTCCCGGTGCACTTCATTTAGATCTGTTCGGTTTGAGCCTCATCGATACTCGCAAAGAGACCTTTGATGCCTTTATGTGGATGATGGCGTACCTGTTTCAGCAACGCGGGCTTGACCCGACAAAGCCGATTGTATGGTATGAAGACATTTCTGGGACAAGGGCATCACGTGGACTTTGGTTCTGTGAGTACCTCGGACATTCCGATACCCGTTTACTCGATGGCGGTTTCAGAGCATGGCTCGCCGCAGAAGGACCGATTAGTACGGAGGGGGCTGAACCACCAGAGGTGCTGCCTTTCGAGATAAATGCACAGCGCGACACGCACATGGATGCCGATGTGATTCATGTCCTCTTAAACCGAGAAGATTTTGTGCCGCTTGACACTCGAACGGACGATGAACATTACGGCAGGGTGGCTCGCGCAGAACGAGCAGGTGCGATTCCGGGTTCTATTCACATCGAGTGGCTGAATAATCTTGATGAAGCCGGGGCTTTCAAAACTGCTGATGAACTCCGAGAGATGTATGCGGCAGTGGGTATTACCCCCGAAAAGCAAGTCATGTGCTACTGA
- a CDS encoding ATP-binding protein, with translation MFWDEIKKHYDAGSAHQFLLHFNVNDLLYDDVYGYLPVADYLMEQLNILGCDLVLGYNPSQGINLPRVGRWRNTQRMLQLLPREEKEAEKQNERRGINSSVAFDEVHKDPFLKIDPSPSKELRDKLNNLLGQGRTKIGLVINFLEQLTPNDPSLNSVARDESQLLFNRIQNWASDLNIRRHKHVVLLMTHNTFDIHPNFTVNPEIPMIEIPFPDYAERLKFIEHLHDISDDSSQMRKTVGNNQEREALARETVGLNLFGIHDVVQQAESAQQKAGGEPLLRYRRESIKTFSHGVLELGETHRNTSDDGWYVTRTIRDIADGMKNRDLRRVPRGMLLLGPPGTSKAYAARVLAGEANMTLVQLRYANQVGEVTININENGNTYERNLNAGLNFIRGIAPTVVFMDEIEQASPHTTMNPEEHDQTFPRALVNAINDTSLHGSVIWVGTSQRPDLMPPIFRRYGVFDTKLIMLPPTSGGRVEILKIFCRGQTSGNINFQALVGGSETDGLTWRDLFLIVQRANNVAKREGRDTFTETELRQTLNDFIPDYSREMQTFMGLLALREANSRIMVPDGLLPEYQEFVEGNRIDKTGINRRLMELSNQLGLDD, from the coding sequence ATGTTTTGGGATGAAATAAAAAAACACTACGATGCAGGTTCTGCCCACCAATTTCTGCTCCATTTTAATGTCAATGACTTGCTATATGACGATGTTTACGGTTATTTGCCTGTTGCCGATTATCTCATGGAGCAGCTGAATATATTGGGCTGCGATCTTGTCCTTGGCTATAACCCATCACAAGGCATTAATCTGCCGCGTGTTGGACGGTGGCGAAACACACAGAGAATGCTACAACTTCTTCCGCGAGAAGAAAAAGAGGCAGAGAAGCAGAATGAGCGTCGCGGAATTAATTCCAGCGTGGCATTCGATGAAGTTCATAAAGATCCGTTCCTGAAAATAGACCCTTCGCCCTCCAAAGAGTTACGCGACAAGTTAAATAATCTCCTCGGACAAGGCAGAACAAAAATTGGATTGGTTATCAATTTTCTCGAGCAGCTCACGCCGAACGATCCTTCGTTGAATAGTGTTGCCAGAGATGAATCACAACTCTTGTTTAATCGGATCCAAAATTGGGCATCCGATCTTAATATCCGAAGGCATAAACACGTTGTCCTGCTCATGACGCATAACACGTTTGACATACACCCGAATTTCACTGTGAATCCAGAGATTCCTATGATAGAAATCCCATTTCCAGACTATGCCGAACGCCTGAAGTTTATTGAACATCTACACGACATTTCAGATGATTCTTCGCAGATGCGTAAAACCGTCGGAAATAATCAAGAGAGAGAGGCATTGGCACGGGAAACGGTAGGGTTGAATTTATTCGGTATCCACGATGTTGTGCAACAAGCAGAATCTGCGCAACAGAAAGCAGGCGGTGAACCGTTACTTAGATACAGGCGCGAGAGTATCAAGACCTTCAGCCACGGAGTGCTTGAACTTGGTGAAACTCACAGAAACACTTCTGATGATGGTTGGTATGTAACGCGGACGATTCGGGATATCGCAGATGGTATGAAAAATCGAGATCTGCGCCGTGTCCCACGCGGGATGCTTCTGCTTGGGCCTCCTGGAACCAGCAAGGCTTACGCCGCAAGAGTACTCGCCGGTGAAGCGAATATGACGCTGGTCCAACTCCGCTATGCTAATCAGGTAGGTGAAGTCACAATAAACATCAATGAAAATGGGAACACTTATGAACGGAACCTAAATGCAGGTCTCAATTTTATCCGTGGCATCGCACCGACGGTTGTCTTTATGGATGAAATTGAGCAGGCATCCCCGCATACGACGATGAATCCGGAGGAGCACGATCAGACCTTCCCGCGAGCCCTCGTGAATGCTATAAATGATACGTCATTGCATGGCAGCGTAATATGGGTGGGGACATCGCAACGCCCAGACCTAATGCCGCCAATCTTCCGGCGTTACGGCGTTTTCGACACCAAGTTAATCATGCTACCGCCCACCAGTGGCGGCAGAGTGGAAATCTTAAAAATATTTTGTCGCGGGCAGACATCAGGTAACATCAACTTCCAAGCACTCGTCGGCGGTTCAGAAACGGACGGGTTGACTTGGCGAGATCTGTTTCTGATCGTCCAACGTGCGAATAACGTCGCAAAACGTGAGGGGCGTGATACCTTCACGGAAACCGAGCTCCGTCAAACACTCAACGACTTCATTCCGGATTATTCACGGGAGATGCAAACATTCATGGGATTATTGGCGTTGCGAGAAGCAAATTCTCGTATAATGGTTCCAGACGGTTTGCTGCCGGAATACCAAGAATTTGTTGAAGGCAATCGGATTGACAAGACAGGAATTAATAGGCGTTTGATGGAGTTGAGTAATCAACTCGGTTTGGACGATTGA
- a CDS encoding MATE family efflux transporter: MKKARGDLTRGSLLGHLLRLAGPIILSYILQEAFNIVDMIFVGRLGAGAIAAVGVSGNLIRLIGVFSLGISTGAGIMVAQYLGARNLAQAEHITMQSILLAVLFSIGVTLVGYPLAEQGLLAVRMTDPEVLRLGTTYMHIILVGISTMFVSMTLGSIFRAGGDTITPMVVLIFSTLINITLDPLLIFGLWGFPKLGVAGSAYATLIGRGAGVVILLYLCWSGRAPVSLRRVQYQVDLVEMLDILRLGVYSSMQGFWRHISRLGFLWVIGPYGKTVVAAYTICMRLRILVMNPGFGIANAVVPLVGQNLGANQIERAEKSTRVANLLGAVIMAVIGAVFLAFPQIFIRIFTAETDVIETGIVYLRFLSPTFGFIAFSLILGRALNGAGDTFSPMVITLAAQVGVGLGLVILLSHFIGLNGVWLGIALSNVVQGIAMWFWYRIGKWKTIKLIKKKPKTV, encoded by the coding sequence ATGAAAAAAGCACGGGGCGACCTAACCCGAGGGAGTCTTCTGGGGCATTTACTACGGCTTGCAGGACCCATAATACTCAGTTACATTCTCCAAGAAGCGTTTAACATCGTTGATATGATCTTTGTTGGAAGACTTGGAGCAGGTGCGATAGCGGCTGTTGGCGTAAGTGGGAACTTAATCCGGTTAATCGGGGTCTTCTCGCTCGGAATTTCAACAGGTGCAGGGATTATGGTCGCACAGTATTTAGGTGCAAGAAACCTCGCCCAAGCCGAGCATATCACGATGCAGTCAATCCTGTTAGCGGTTCTCTTTTCCATCGGTGTCACGCTCGTCGGTTATCCGTTGGCGGAACAAGGATTGCTTGCTGTGAGAATGACAGATCCAGAGGTATTAAGGCTCGGCACCACTTACATGCATATCATTCTCGTCGGTATTAGTACAATGTTCGTGTCAATGACCCTCGGCTCTATCTTCCGGGCTGGTGGTGATACCATCACCCCGATGGTTGTTCTCATCTTCTCAACACTGATTAACATCACACTCGACCCGTTGTTAATTTTCGGCTTATGGGGATTCCCAAAATTGGGGGTAGCAGGTTCGGCGTATGCAACACTTATCGGACGCGGCGCGGGTGTAGTGATCCTACTCTATCTCTGTTGGAGTGGACGGGCCCCTGTTTCGCTCCGGCGCGTTCAGTATCAGGTAGACCTCGTAGAAATGCTTGACATTTTACGGCTCGGCGTTTATAGTTCTATGCAAGGGTTTTGGCGACACATTTCGCGACTCGGTTTCCTATGGGTCATCGGACCTTATGGCAAAACTGTCGTTGCCGCATATACGATTTGTATGCGACTTCGGATTCTGGTAATGAACCCCGGCTTCGGCATTGCGAACGCAGTCGTTCCCTTAGTCGGACAAAATTTAGGGGCGAACCAGATAGAACGCGCTGAAAAATCGACACGTGTTGCGAACCTGTTAGGTGCCGTAATTATGGCGGTGATCGGGGCCGTTTTTCTCGCTTTCCCGCAAATTTTCATTCGGATTTTCACAGCCGAGACAGATGTGATTGAAACCGGTATCGTCTATCTGCGGTTCCTGTCTCCGACATTCGGATTTATCGCATTTTCACTCATTTTAGGGCGAGCACTCAATGGGGCTGGGGATACCTTCTCCCCGATGGTAATTACGCTTGCCGCACAGGTCGGTGTCGGTCTCGGACTTGTAATTCTACTTTCGCACTTCATCGGACTGAACGGCGTTTGGTTAGGGATCGCTCTCTCAAATGTCGTCCAAGGGATCGCTATGTGGTTTTGGTATCGTATTGGAAAGTGGAAGACAATCAAGTTAATTAAAAAGAAGCCGAAAACAGTGTAA